The following proteins are co-located in the Caldivirga sp. genome:
- a CDS encoding aldo/keto reductase, giving the protein MEYVSLGKTGLKVSIIGLGAWQFGGDAWGPYEYQTAKAVIGKAIEVGINFIDTAAVYGRGRSEEFVGRAIKELGIRDQVIVATKVPGDWHRYDDVIKAAHRSRERLGVDVIDLLQLHWPAAWLNTPVCETMKAMEKLVNDGVIRYIGVSNYLPPLLDHARKCLSKADIVSTQNRYSIVEREVEKEILPYVQKEGLTLIAWSPLAKGVVTGKYSPDNRPKGDLRAGDPLFMDDNIREISSKLVPIIKEVAAKYGKTPAQVALNWLIMHPNVVPIPGARSAEQVEENAGAAGWRMSEEDFSRLTKASDSLKISYVTF; this is encoded by the coding sequence ATGGAATACGTGTCCTTAGGTAAAACAGGCCTAAAAGTATCCATCATTGGTTTAGGCGCATGGCAATTCGGTGGGGATGCTTGGGGACCATACGAGTATCAGACTGCTAAGGCAGTAATAGGTAAAGCCATTGAGGTCGGCATCAACTTCATAGACACTGCCGCCGTTTACGGTAGAGGTAGAAGTGAGGAATTCGTCGGTAGGGCTATTAAGGAGCTTGGCATTAGGGATCAAGTCATTGTAGCCACTAAGGTGCCTGGTGACTGGCATAGGTACGATGACGTGATTAAGGCTGCTCATAGGAGTAGGGAACGCCTTGGTGTTGATGTAATAGACCTGCTTCAGCTTCATTGGCCAGCAGCATGGTTAAACACGCCTGTTTGCGAAACAATGAAGGCTATGGAGAAGTTGGTTAATGATGGGGTAATAAGATACATAGGTGTCAGTAATTACCTACCACCACTACTTGACCATGCTAGAAAATGCCTATCTAAGGCCGACATAGTGAGCACCCAGAATAGGTATAGTATAGTTGAAAGGGAAGTCGAGAAAGAGATTCTACCATATGTTCAGAAGGAGGGCTTAACCTTAATCGCATGGAGTCCATTAGCTAAAGGTGTCGTCACAGGTAAGTATAGTCCCGATAATAGGCCTAAGGGTGATTTGAGGGCTGGTGATCCATTATTCATGGATGATAATATTAGGGAAATAAGCAGTAAACTTGTACCCATTATTAAGGAGGTGGCTGCCAAGTACGGTAAAACCCCAGCGCAGGTGGCGTTAAACTGGCTAATAATGCACCCCAATGTTGTCCCAATACCTGGAGCTAGAAGCGCAGAGCAGGTTGAGGAGAATGCAGGAGCAGCAGGGTGGAGAATGAGTGAGGAGGACTTCAGTAGATTAACTAAAGCCAGTGACTCACTTAAAATAAGCTACGTAACATTCTAA
- a CDS encoding DNA-directed DNA polymerase I, which yields MPKDKDELDKVEEQEEQEIEESSEEYIQESTITAETPTNTPPSILIDVTYDGKVGKALVKLYDFMNDRIYFWYDNTGHKPYLITDIPPSELATNYKSIFRVKGFDHIDTEVKFNPLEMTSRVYTVVYAKDPLTIGGGRESIRDIIPKAWEARIKYHLSYIYDNGLVPGMFYKVENGKLTPVNVDVPGEIQKLGEELYASDEDYLRAFREWLPLFQAPVPPLKRVALDIEVYTPQENKIPNPKEAMYEIIAVGLAGSDGLKRVLLLRRPEIPMNVDDQGMLLSDDVEIMFFDNERDLLREFFKTIMAYPILVTFNGDSFDLTYIYNRALKLGFRKEELPIILTRDGEARYVLGVHIDLYKFFSIRAVEVYAFGGKYSGGEKTLDAIAGALLGISKVEREKPISEMNYVELVNYNFRDALLTLYLTTFNNELVMRLIVLLARISKTPLNDVSRYQVSAWIRNMVYFEHRKRGWLIPNKEDVINAKGSVATKAIIKNKKYAGAIVIEPIAGIYPNVYVLDFASLYPSIIKRWNLSYETVRCPDEKQANDPKNRPVPNLPHWVCTNTRGLTSLLVGLLRDMRVYVYKKLAKGDKDPRQRDYYNVVQAALKVFINASYGVFGAEIFPLYCPPLAELVTALGRLAITRTIIKALDLGLTPIYGDTDSLFLYNPSRDKLEEMINWVKDEMGIDIELDKAYRILALSGRKKNYAGILQDGSVDMKGLVGKKRNTPDIAKDAVKDVIHLFSTINGINDVEKVTEAIKERVKEYYVMIRNKDVPLDKLAIKMAINKPINEYTKNTPQHVKAAELLGKYGVKPGPGDIIFFVKTNTREGVKPVQLARIDEIDSDKYIEYLRTSLEQILDALGIPFENVVGSKLM from the coding sequence GTGCCTAAGGATAAGGATGAATTAGATAAAGTTGAGGAGCAGGAGGAACAGGAGATTGAGGAGTCCAGTGAGGAGTATATTCAGGAAAGCACTATTACTGCGGAAACCCCTACGAACACTCCCCCCAGTATACTAATTGATGTGACTTACGATGGTAAGGTTGGTAAGGCATTGGTGAAGCTTTACGACTTCATGAATGATAGGATCTACTTCTGGTATGATAACACTGGTCATAAGCCGTATTTAATAACTGATATACCGCCTAGTGAGCTTGCAACCAACTATAAGTCAATATTTAGGGTTAAGGGTTTCGACCACATTGATACTGAAGTTAAGTTTAACCCCCTTGAAATGACTAGTAGAGTCTACACTGTGGTTTACGCTAAGGATCCATTAACAATAGGTGGTGGTAGGGAATCGATTAGGGACATTATTCCTAAGGCTTGGGAGGCTAGGATTAAGTATCATTTATCCTACATATATGATAATGGCCTAGTGCCAGGCATGTTCTATAAGGTTGAGAACGGTAAATTAACCCCAGTTAACGTTGATGTCCCAGGTGAAATTCAGAAGCTGGGGGAGGAACTGTACGCTAGTGATGAGGATTACCTGAGGGCCTTCAGGGAATGGCTACCCCTATTTCAAGCACCTGTACCACCCCTAAAGAGGGTGGCTTTAGATATTGAGGTCTACACCCCACAGGAGAATAAGATACCTAACCCTAAGGAGGCCATGTATGAGATAATTGCAGTTGGATTAGCAGGGAGTGATGGGCTTAAGAGGGTTCTACTCCTTAGGAGACCTGAAATACCAATGAATGTTGATGACCAAGGCATGCTCCTAAGCGATGATGTTGAGATCATGTTTTTCGATAATGAGAGGGACCTCTTAAGGGAATTCTTCAAGACCATTATGGCCTACCCAATACTAGTCACCTTCAACGGTGACTCATTTGACCTAACTTATATTTACAATAGAGCCCTTAAACTAGGCTTCAGAAAGGAGGAATTACCCATAATCCTAACGAGGGATGGTGAAGCAAGGTACGTACTCGGCGTTCACATTGACTTATATAAGTTCTTCAGTATTAGGGCTGTTGAAGTCTACGCCTTTGGCGGCAAGTACTCAGGTGGCGAAAAGACTCTGGATGCAATAGCGGGCGCATTACTCGGTATTTCTAAGGTTGAGAGGGAGAAGCCGATTAGTGAAATGAATTACGTTGAACTGGTTAACTACAACTTCAGGGACGCATTACTGACGCTTTACCTAACTACATTCAATAATGAATTAGTCATGAGGTTAATAGTATTGTTGGCTAGGATATCTAAGACCCCGCTTAATGATGTTTCAAGGTACCAGGTCTCAGCGTGGATAAGGAACATGGTTTACTTTGAACATAGGAAGAGGGGTTGGTTAATACCTAATAAGGAGGATGTAATAAACGCTAAGGGTTCAGTGGCCACTAAGGCTATAATAAAGAATAAGAAGTACGCAGGCGCCATTGTGATAGAGCCTATTGCAGGCATATACCCAAACGTGTACGTGCTTGACTTCGCAAGCCTATACCCATCAATAATAAAGAGGTGGAACCTATCCTATGAAACCGTTAGGTGCCCTGATGAGAAGCAGGCTAATGATCCAAAGAATAGGCCTGTCCCAAACCTACCCCACTGGGTTTGTACAAACACGAGGGGTTTAACATCCCTGTTGGTTGGATTATTGAGGGACATGAGGGTTTACGTGTATAAGAAGTTGGCTAAGGGTGATAAGGATCCAAGGCAGAGGGACTACTACAATGTTGTTCAAGCAGCGTTAAAGGTTTTCATAAACGCATCCTACGGAGTCTTCGGAGCTGAAATATTCCCACTGTATTGTCCCCCATTAGCTGAACTAGTAACCGCCCTAGGTAGGCTGGCAATAACTAGGACTATAATTAAGGCACTTGACCTAGGCTTAACACCAATATACGGTGACACAGATAGTCTATTCCTCTATAATCCTAGTAGGGATAAACTTGAGGAGATGATAAATTGGGTTAAGGATGAAATGGGTATTGATATTGAGTTGGATAAGGCTTACAGGATACTTGCCTTAAGCGGCAGGAAGAAGAATTACGCAGGCATACTACAGGATGGCTCAGTGGACATGAAGGGGCTTGTAGGTAAGAAGAGGAACACACCCGATATAGCTAAGGACGCTGTTAAGGATGTAATACACCTCTTCAGTACTATAAATGGCATTAATGATGTTGAGAAGGTTACTGAGGCAATTAAGGAGCGTGTGAAGGAGTACTACGTCATGATTAGGAACAAGGATGTACCGTTGGATAAGCTTGCCATTAAAATGGCCATAAATAAACCAATAAATGAATACACTAAGAACACGCCACAGCACGTTAAGGCGGCGGAGCTACTGGGTAAGTATGGTGTTAAGCCTGGCCCCGGTGACATAATATTCTTCGTTAAGACTAACACTAGGGAGGGTGTTAAGCCTGTTCAATTAGCTAGAATTGATGAGATTGACTCAGATAAGTACATTGAGTACTTAAGAACATCACTGGAGCAGATACTCGACGCCTTGGGCATACCCTTCGAGAACGTGGTTGGATCAAAACTAATGTAG